The Coffea arabica cultivar ET-39 chromosome 9e, Coffea Arabica ET-39 HiFi, whole genome shotgun sequence genome has a window encoding:
- the LOC113709862 gene encoding uncharacterized protein has protein sequence MIPKLNVNGCYWDNPGRAGESGILRDPSGHFIFAFANVVDVAKSLQADLKAAIERVRLCVQQGFADVHVELDSWLVVRMFHDEVGIPLWLMRDFEELLALRHHVCIMTHCFREANKSAVCLARVGITSGINRVFESLDQLPLEV, from the coding sequence ATGATCCCAAAGTTGAATGTGAATGGTTGCTATTGGGACAACCCGGGAAGGGCAGGCGAGAGTGGTATTCTAAGGGATCCATCGGGgcattttatttttgcttttgctAACGTTGTTGATGTAGCTAAAAGTTTGCAGGCAGACCTGAAGGCAGCGATTGAGAGGGTGAGGCTTTGTGTACAACAAGGTTTTGCGGACGTGCACGTGGAGTTAGATTCTTGGCTTGTGGTTCGAATGTTCCATGACGAGGTGGGGATACCTTTGTGGCTAATGCGTGACTTTGAGGAGCTTTTAGCTTTGCGCCATCATGTGTGTATCATGACGCATTGTTTTCGAGAGGCAAACAAGTCTGCTGTTTGTCTTGCTAGGGTTGGCATTACCTCGGGCATCAACCGGGTATTCGAGTCGTTGGATCAACTTCCCCTAGAGGTTTGA